One Ricinus communis isolate WT05 ecotype wild-type chromosome 1, ASM1957865v1, whole genome shotgun sequence DNA window includes the following coding sequences:
- the LOC8271518 gene encoding homeobox-DDT domain protein RLT1 isoform X1, with protein sequence MEGLDSNEMHSEENRVSFEKNTKRILKTPAQIMALEKFYNEHNYPTEEMKSEVAEKIGLTEKQVSSWFCHRRLKDKNKSKDETYGNGRQDRSSGIIQDRGSGLRQDSCGSTKQGDYRKVDLKEVESQRLYGHNFPAADLTYDRTSRYTGNLNAMDDTSSESSSSLQEKLFSQSEDLYDMKTSGYVTQNGANRPFVPKVSNNMGYKPSGYLKVKNEIENAAITAVKRQLGKHYREDGPPLGVEFQALPPGAFSSSSRDPINGAFYVGDLARIHSPPDISGIHKQSSTSNRYELYSSKMSSQDTFMDGANCNLKNTSDSLDKKSHHQLKRKSTFNHPDSSPGGKSAMDKFDGFAAETSMHSSKRNYKMGFKHNAEGIRSDIGSNHHYLDGGKVISEQTGRWLHDYGNGGPKIVQGNDFMSKPNLILGSSKFHDKEERTQSTRPAKEEKLFGEMKGTKEYRDSVRGMNHPANEMKVSKRFRDEFCQQEYVTKASFPNIARKTNSNKGSVMERPSSFSEDETADTSSSD encoded by the exons ATGGAAG GTTTAGATTCAAATGAAATGCACTCTGAAGAGAATAGAGTTTCTTTTGAGAAAAATACCAAAAGAATTCTCAAGACGCCGGCCCAGATTATGGCTTTGGAGAAATTTTATAATG AGCACAATTATCCCACGGAGGAAATGAAGTCAGAAGTCGCAGAGAAGATAGGTTTAACCGAGAAGCAAGTATCTAGTTGGTTTTGCCACAGAAGGTTGAAAGACAAGAATAAGTCGAAGGATGAAACATATGGTAATGGGCGACAAGATAGGTCTAGTGGTATTATCCAGGATCGTGGGAGTGGTTTGCGGCAAGATTCCTGCGGTAGCACTAAGCAAGGTGATTATAGGAAAGTTGATCTGAAGGAAGTTGAAAGTCAGAGACTTTATGGCCATAATTTTCCTGCTGCTGACCTGACCTATGATCGCACAAGTAGATATACAGGGAATCTTAATGCCATGGATGATACATCCTCCGAAAGTAGCTCGTCCTTGCAAgaaaagttgttttctcagagcGAGGATCTTTATGATATGAAAACTTCAGGATATGTAACACAAAATGGAGCTAATAGGCCATTTGTTCCCAAGGTTTCCAACAACATGGGATATAAACCATCAGGATAtttaaaagtgaaaaatgaaattgaaaatgctGCCATTACTGCTGTCAAAAGGCAATTGGGCAAGCACTATAGGGAGGATGGTCCCCCACTAGGTGTTGAATTCCAAGCACTTCCTCCTGGTGCATTTTCATCCTCAAGTAGGGATCCAATAAATG GAGCTTTCTATGTTGGAGATCTTGCTAGGATCCATTCTCCTCCTGATATTTCCGGAATTCATAAGCAGTCGAGCACCAGCAAT AGATATGAACTATATAGTTCTAAGATGAGTTCTCAGGATACATTTATGGATGGTGCGAATTGTAACCTTAAGAATACTTCTGATTCTCTAGACAAGAAATCTCATCACCAATTGAAACGGAAATCTACTTTCAATCATCCTGATTCTAGCCCTGGTGGGAAGTCTGCCATGGATAAGTTTGATGGTTTTGCTGCTGAAACTTCTATGCACAGCAGCAAAAGAAACTATAAGATGGGCTTTAAGCATAATGCTGAAGGCATAAGATCAGATATTGGTTCTAACCATCATTATCTTGATGGTGGTAAAGTTATCAGTGAACAGACAGGCCGTTGGTTGCATGACTATGGCAATGGCGGGCCTAAGATTGTCCAAGGAAATGATTTTATGTCTAAGCCAAATTTGATTCTTGGATCCAGCAAGTTTCATGATAAAGAGGAAAGAACACAATCTACAAGGCCGGCAAAG GAGGAGAAGCTTTTTGGAGAAATGAAGGGAACAAAAGAATATCGAGATTCAGTTAGGGGAATGAATCATCCAGCAAATGAAATGAAA GTTTCGAAGCGATTCAGAGATGAATTTTGTCAGCAAGAGTATGTGACAAAAGCATCATTTCCCAATATAGCCCGAAAGACAAATTCAAATAAAGG TTCTGTCATGGAGAGGCCATCTAGTTTCAGCGAGGATGAAACTGCAGACACTAGTTCATCAGACTGA
- the LOC8271518 gene encoding homeobox-DDT domain protein RLT1 isoform X2, translated as MEGLDSNEMHSEENRVSFEKNTKRILKTPAQIMALEKFYNEHNYPTEEMKSEVAEKIGLTEKQVSSWFCHRRLKDKNKSKDETYGNGRQDRSSGIIQDRGSGLRQDSCGSTKQGDYRKVDLKEVESQRLYGHNFPAADLTYDRTSRYTGNLNAMDDTSSESSSSLQEKLFSQSEDLYDMKTSGYVTQNGANRPFVPKVSNNMGYKPSGYLKVKNEIENAAITAVKRQLGKHYREDGPPLGVEFQALPPGAFSSSSRDPINGAFYVGDLARIHSPPDISGIHKQSSTSNRYELYSSKMSSQDTFMDGANCNLKNTSDSLDKKSHHQLKRKSTFNHPDSSPGGKSAMDKFDGFAAETSMHSSKRNYKMGFKHNAEGIRSDIGSNHHYLDGGKVISEQTGRWLHDYGNGGPKIVQGNDFMSKPNLILGSSKFHDKEERTQSTRPAKEEKLFGEMKGTKEYRDSVRGMNHPANEMKVSKRFRDEFCQQEYVTKASFPNIARKTNSNKGLFCHGEAI; from the exons ATGGAAG GTTTAGATTCAAATGAAATGCACTCTGAAGAGAATAGAGTTTCTTTTGAGAAAAATACCAAAAGAATTCTCAAGACGCCGGCCCAGATTATGGCTTTGGAGAAATTTTATAATG AGCACAATTATCCCACGGAGGAAATGAAGTCAGAAGTCGCAGAGAAGATAGGTTTAACCGAGAAGCAAGTATCTAGTTGGTTTTGCCACAGAAGGTTGAAAGACAAGAATAAGTCGAAGGATGAAACATATGGTAATGGGCGACAAGATAGGTCTAGTGGTATTATCCAGGATCGTGGGAGTGGTTTGCGGCAAGATTCCTGCGGTAGCACTAAGCAAGGTGATTATAGGAAAGTTGATCTGAAGGAAGTTGAAAGTCAGAGACTTTATGGCCATAATTTTCCTGCTGCTGACCTGACCTATGATCGCACAAGTAGATATACAGGGAATCTTAATGCCATGGATGATACATCCTCCGAAAGTAGCTCGTCCTTGCAAgaaaagttgttttctcagagcGAGGATCTTTATGATATGAAAACTTCAGGATATGTAACACAAAATGGAGCTAATAGGCCATTTGTTCCCAAGGTTTCCAACAACATGGGATATAAACCATCAGGATAtttaaaagtgaaaaatgaaattgaaaatgctGCCATTACTGCTGTCAAAAGGCAATTGGGCAAGCACTATAGGGAGGATGGTCCCCCACTAGGTGTTGAATTCCAAGCACTTCCTCCTGGTGCATTTTCATCCTCAAGTAGGGATCCAATAAATG GAGCTTTCTATGTTGGAGATCTTGCTAGGATCCATTCTCCTCCTGATATTTCCGGAATTCATAAGCAGTCGAGCACCAGCAAT AGATATGAACTATATAGTTCTAAGATGAGTTCTCAGGATACATTTATGGATGGTGCGAATTGTAACCTTAAGAATACTTCTGATTCTCTAGACAAGAAATCTCATCACCAATTGAAACGGAAATCTACTTTCAATCATCCTGATTCTAGCCCTGGTGGGAAGTCTGCCATGGATAAGTTTGATGGTTTTGCTGCTGAAACTTCTATGCACAGCAGCAAAAGAAACTATAAGATGGGCTTTAAGCATAATGCTGAAGGCATAAGATCAGATATTGGTTCTAACCATCATTATCTTGATGGTGGTAAAGTTATCAGTGAACAGACAGGCCGTTGGTTGCATGACTATGGCAATGGCGGGCCTAAGATTGTCCAAGGAAATGATTTTATGTCTAAGCCAAATTTGATTCTTGGATCCAGCAAGTTTCATGATAAAGAGGAAAGAACACAATCTACAAGGCCGGCAAAG GAGGAGAAGCTTTTTGGAGAAATGAAGGGAACAAAAGAATATCGAGATTCAGTTAGGGGAATGAATCATCCAGCAAATGAAATGAAA GTTTCGAAGCGATTCAGAGATGAATTTTGTCAGCAAGAGTATGTGACAAAAGCATCATTTCCCAATATAGCCCGAAAGACAAATTCAAATAAAGGGTTG TTCTGTCATGGAGAGGCCATCTAG